The following proteins are encoded in a genomic region of alpha proteobacterium U9-1i:
- a CDS encoding DNA-directed RNA polymerase beta subunit — protein sequence MAAHVPRWRVLWPEIRFQRSAHREEQMALSFTGKKRIRKSFGKIAEAGAMPNLIEVQKSSYDQFLQKEERSYERIDEGLQAVFKSVFPIRDFSDRAVLEYVSYEFEEPKFDVEECQQRDMTYAAPLKVKLRLIVFETDEETGAKSVKDIKEQDVYLGDIPLMTDKGTFVVNGTERVIVSQMHRSPGVFFDHDKGKTHASGKLLFAARVIPYRGSWLDFEFDAKDIMFVRIDRKRKLPATTLLYALGLSSEQILATFYESSIYKRTREGWTTKYRAERWRGVKPNYDLVDAKTGKVVAEAGKKISARIANKLVEDGVVDIRVPSEDLYERYIAEDVVNPETGEIYVEAGEALAESVIAGLIEAGIEELPILDIDPATNGPYIRNTLTLDKNETREQALFDIYRVMRPGEPPTLDTAEVLFNGLFSDGERYDLSAVGRVKMNMRLGLDTDDSIRILRMEDVIEVLRTLTELRDGRGEIDDIDNLGNRRVRSVGELMENQYRVGLLRMERAIKERMSSVDIETVMPHDLINAKPAAAAVREFFGSSQLSQFMDQTNPLSEITHKRRLSALGPGGLTRERAGFEVRDVHPTHYGRICPIETPEGPNIGLINSLATHARVNKYGFIESPYRKVLNGRPQEEVVYLSAMEEAKHKIAQANAVIDAKGMLVDDFVQARESGDAMLIPREEIDLMDVSPKQVVSVAAALIPFLENDDANRALMGSNMQRQAVPLLRADAPIVGTGMEGTVARDSGAAITARRAGIVEQVDSQRIVVRATEERDPTKPGVDIFRLLKFQRSNQNTCITQRPIVKVGDLVREGDIIADGPSTELGELALGRNVLVAFMPWNGYNFEDSILISERIVKDDVFTSIHIEEFEVAARDTKLGPEEITRDIPNVGEEALRNLDEAGIVAIGAELEPGDILVGKVTPKGESPMTPEEKLLRAIFGEKASDVRDTSLRLPPGVNGTVVEVRVFNRHGVEKDQRAMQIEREEIESLAKDRDDELAILERNIFGRLDQILLGKTAVTGPKGFKKGEITRDALDQHSKGQWWQFGIEDEAGMTEIEALKKQYDDAKKRLDARFADKVDKLQRGDELPPGVMKVVKVFVAVKRKLQPGDKMAGRHGNKGVISKIVPVEDMPFLDDGTHVDIVLNPLGVPSRMNVGQILETHLGWACANIGKQIRATLDAFERDGDRKPLDKKLREVYGADQELPKSDAELRELAHNIEKGVPVATPVFDGAKDSDIRDLLRAAGMSETGQVQLRDGLTGEQFKRQVTVGYIYMLKLHHLVDDKIHARSIGPYSLVTQQPLGGKAQFGGQRFGEMEVWALEAYGAAYTLQEMLTVKSDDVAGRTKVYEAITRGHDTFEAGIPESFNVLVKEMRSLGLNVELVDGGKVKAAE from the coding sequence ATGGCGGCTCATGTGCCGCGCTGGCGGGTCTTATGGCCGGAGATCCGCTTTCAGCGCAGCGCGCATCGGGAAGAACAGATGGCTCTGTCGTTCACTGGTAAGAAGCGTATTCGTAAGTCCTTCGGCAAGATCGCCGAAGCGGGCGCCATGCCCAATCTGATCGAGGTGCAAAAGAGCTCCTACGATCAATTCCTGCAGAAGGAAGAGCGTTCCTACGAACGCATTGATGAAGGTCTGCAGGCGGTTTTCAAGTCCGTGTTCCCAATTCGCGATTTTTCCGATCGCGCCGTGCTCGAGTATGTCTCGTACGAGTTCGAGGAACCGAAGTTCGACGTGGAAGAATGCCAGCAGCGCGACATGACCTACGCCGCGCCGCTGAAGGTGAAATTGCGCCTGATCGTCTTTGAGACGGACGAAGAAACCGGCGCGAAGTCCGTGAAGGACATCAAAGAACAAGACGTCTATCTCGGCGACATCCCGCTGATGACGGACAAAGGCACGTTCGTCGTGAACGGCACCGAGCGCGTGATCGTGTCTCAGATGCACCGTTCGCCGGGCGTGTTCTTCGACCACGACAAGGGCAAGACGCATGCTTCGGGCAAGCTCTTGTTCGCCGCCCGCGTCATCCCGTATCGCGGCTCCTGGCTCGACTTCGAGTTCGACGCCAAGGACATCATGTTCGTGCGCATCGACCGCAAGCGGAAGCTGCCGGCGACGACGTTGCTCTACGCGCTTGGTCTCTCCAGCGAGCAGATCCTGGCGACGTTCTACGAAAGCTCGATCTACAAGCGCACGCGCGAAGGTTGGACGACGAAGTACCGTGCCGAACGCTGGCGCGGTGTGAAGCCGAACTATGACCTGGTCGACGCCAAGACCGGCAAGGTCGTGGCCGAAGCTGGCAAGAAGATTTCAGCGCGCATCGCCAACAAGCTGGTGGAAGACGGCGTCGTTGATATCCGCGTGCCGAGCGAAGATCTTTACGAGCGCTACATCGCCGAAGACGTGGTCAACCCGGAAACCGGCGAGATTTACGTCGAAGCCGGCGAAGCATTGGCGGAAAGCGTGATCGCGGGCCTGATCGAAGCTGGCATTGAAGAACTGCCGATCCTCGACATCGACCCGGCCACCAACGGCCCCTACATCCGCAACACGCTGACCCTCGACAAGAACGAGACGCGTGAGCAGGCTTTGTTCGACATCTACCGCGTCATGCGTCCAGGCGAACCGCCGACGTTGGATACGGCGGAAGTGCTATTCAACGGCCTCTTCTCGGACGGCGAGCGCTATGATCTTTCCGCGGTTGGCCGCGTGAAGATGAACATGCGCCTCGGCCTCGATACCGACGATTCCATCCGCATCCTGCGCATGGAAGACGTGATCGAAGTCCTGCGTACGCTCACCGAGCTGCGTGATGGCCGCGGTGAAATCGACGACATCGACAATCTCGGCAACCGCCGTGTGCGTTCGGTCGGCGAGCTGATGGAAAATCAGTATCGCGTCGGCTTGCTGCGCATGGAGCGCGCGATCAAGGAACGGATGAGCTCGGTCGATATCGAGACCGTGATGCCGCACGACCTGATCAACGCGAAGCCGGCCGCGGCTGCTGTGCGTGAATTCTTCGGCTCATCGCAGCTGTCGCAATTCATGGACCAAACCAACCCGCTGTCGGAGATCACCCACAAGCGGCGCCTCTCGGCGCTTGGCCCGGGTGGTCTGACGCGTGAGCGAGCGGGCTTCGAAGTCCGCGACGTGCACCCGACGCACTATGGCCGTATCTGCCCGATCGAAACGCCGGAAGGCCCGAACATCGGTCTGATCAACTCGCTGGCAACGCATGCGCGCGTCAACAAGTACGGCTTCATCGAAAGCCCGTATCGCAAGGTGTTGAACGGACGGCCGCAAGAGGAGGTCGTCTATCTCTCCGCCATGGAAGAGGCTAAGCACAAGATCGCGCAGGCCAACGCCGTCATTGACGCGAAGGGCATGCTGGTCGACGATTTCGTGCAAGCGCGCGAAAGCGGCGACGCGATGCTGATCCCGCGCGAAGAAATCGACCTCATGGACGTGTCGCCGAAGCAGGTTGTCTCGGTCGCTGCGGCGCTGATCCCGTTCCTGGAGAACGACGACGCCAACCGCGCGCTCATGGGCTCGAACATGCAACGTCAAGCGGTGCCTCTGCTGCGCGCAGACGCGCCGATCGTCGGCACGGGCATGGAAGGCACGGTCGCGCGCGACTCTGGCGCGGCCATCACCGCCCGCCGCGCCGGCATCGTCGAGCAAGTGGACAGCCAACGTATCGTCGTGCGCGCGACTGAAGAGCGCGACCCGACGAAGCCGGGCGTCGACATCTTCCGTCTGCTCAAATTCCAACGTTCGAACCAGAACACCTGCATCACGCAGCGTCCCATCGTGAAGGTTGGCGATTTGGTCCGCGAAGGCGACATCATCGCCGACGGCCCATCGACCGAGCTTGGCGAACTGGCGCTCGGCCGCAACGTGCTCGTCGCGTTCATGCCGTGGAATGGCTACAACTTCGAGGACTCGATCCTGATCAGCGAACGCATCGTCAAAGACGACGTGTTCACCTCGATCCACATCGAAGAATTCGAAGTCGCCGCCCGCGACACGAAGCTTGGGCCGGAAGAAATCACCCGCGACATCCCGAACGTCGGCGAGGAAGCGCTGCGCAACCTCGACGAAGCCGGCATCGTGGCGATCGGCGCAGAACTTGAGCCGGGCGATATTCTCGTCGGCAAGGTGACGCCGAAGGGCGAAAGCCCGATGACGCCGGAAGAAAAACTTCTGCGCGCCATCTTCGGTGAAAAGGCCTCGGACGTCCGCGATACGTCGCTGCGTTTGCCGCCGGGTGTGAATGGCACCGTCGTCGAAGTGCGCGTGTTCAACCGCCACGGCGTCGAGAAGGATCAGCGCGCGATGCAAATCGAGCGCGAGGAAATCGAGAGCCTAGCGAAGGACCGCGACGACGAACTCGCGATTCTGGAGCGCAACATCTTCGGCCGCCTCGATCAGATCCTGCTCGGCAAGACGGCGGTGACGGGTCCCAAGGGCTTTAAGAAGGGCGAGATCACGCGCGACGCGCTCGATCAGCACTCCAAGGGCCAATGGTGGCAGTTCGGCATCGAAGACGAAGCCGGCATGACCGAGATCGAAGCGCTGAAGAAGCAATATGACGACGCCAAGAAGCGTCTCGATGCGCGCTTCGCCGACAAGGTTGACAAGCTCCAGCGTGGCGACGAACTGCCGCCGGGCGTGATGAAGGTCGTCAAAGTGTTCGTCGCGGTGAAGCGCAAGCTGCAGCCGGGCGACAAGATGGCCGGCCGCCACGGCAACAAGGGCGTGATCTCCAAGATCGTGCCGGTGGAAGACATGCCGTTCCTCGATGACGGCACTCATGTCGACATCGTGCTCAATCCGCTGGGCGTGCCCTCGCGCATGAACGTCGGCCAAATTCTTGAGACGCACTTGGGCTGGGCCTGCGCCAATATCGGCAAGCAGATCCGCGCCACGCTCGACGCGTTCGAGCGCGACGGTGACCGCAAGCCGCTCGATAAGAAGCTGCGCGAGGTCTATGGCGCGGATCAAGAGCTGCCAAAGTCTGACGCCGAGCTGCGTGAGCTTGCGCACAACATCGAAAAGGGCGTGCCGGTGGCGACGCCCGTGTTCGATGGCGCCAAGGATAGCGATATCCGCGATCTCTTGCGCGCCGCGGGCATGTCCGAGACGGGGCAGGTGCAATTGCGCGACGGTCTGACCGGCGAGCAATTCAAGCGCCAAGTCACGGTCGGCTACATCTACATGCTGAAGCTCCACCACTTGGTGGACGACAAGATCCACGCACGCTCGATCGGCCCGTACTCGCTGGTCACCCAACAACCGTTGGGCGGAAAGGCGCAGTTCGGCGGCCAACGCTTCGGCGAAATGGAAGTGTGGGCGCTCGAAGCCTACGGCGCAGCGTACACGCTTCAGGAAATGCTGACGGTGAAGTCCGACGACGTCGCCGGCCGCACGAAGGTCTACGAGGCCATCACGCGCGGTCACGACACATTCGAAGCGGGCATCCCGGAAAGCTTCAACGTGCTTGTGAAGGAAATGCGTTCGCTGGGCCTGAACGTCGAACTCGTCGACGGCGGCAAAGTGAAGGCGGCCGAATAA